The Leishmania major strain Friedlin complete genome, chromosome 23 genome has a segment encoding these proteins:
- a CDS encoding mitochondrial carrier protein-like protein, which translates to MLVHTAQSSPGDYVEGHGSSSDTATPPAAAARHDTKLRPAKTAGADGGCRDYNSDALYANPEITALASSVATTVAKSLLHPLDTLKCRLQLLSTDMLEPPPCQRYQSCTSKQSLGLLRSRLRQLRYQYAGQWTLGHIYGGLPLKLLLYVPYQATYVSSYNFAQRTLEAAGREGEDAAGRRSKNYIWHTVASAVFAEVVSAGLRVPMETMKMRIQSAAASGSLHALRQLWRQGFASCVRLAVPQTLMHDIPYSIIQWVVYETLRPWSQQWKERAVQRGRGAELMATSAAPTSFWSLYGAELARTFLSGGFSGLLASVLTVPLDNIRTRVVVATARDCHLTVADVVRDAYQREGMRGFVRGGSMRVLWVTANMACYFPLFEGVRSLLQRRGNGSNDPGTSS; encoded by the coding sequence ATGCTGGTGCACACAGCGCAGTCGTCTCCAGGTGACTATGTGGAGGGGCATGGGAGCAGTTCCGACACGGCAACGCCAcctgcggccgctgcacgGCATGATACCAAGCTCAGGCCCGCCAAGACAGCtggcgcagacggcggcTGTCGCGACTACAACTCTGACGCGCTCTATGCGAATCCTGAAATAACAGCCTTGGCCTCCTCcgtggcgacgacggtggccaagtcgctgctgcacccacTCGACACTCTCAAGTGTCGATTGCAGCTACTGAGCACCGACATGCttgagccgccgccgtgccagCGTTATCAGAGCTGCACCAGCAAGCAGTCACTCGGTCTGCTGCGCAGTCGTTTGCGACAGCTTCGGTACCAATACGCTGGCCAGTGGACGCTGGGACACATCTACGGCGGGCTGCCGTTGAAACTCCTCCTCTACGTTCCCTACCAGGCCACGTACGTATCGAGCTACAACtttgcgcagcgcacgctggAGGCGGCTGGCAGGGAAGGCGAGGATGCGGCGGGCCGTCGCTCCAAAAACTACATATGGCACACTGTTGCCTCGGCGGTCTTCGCTGAGGTGGTgagcgccgggctgcgggTGCCGATGGAAACCATGAAGATGCGTATTCagtccgctgccgcctccggctccctgcacgcgctgcggcagctgtggcggCAGGGCTTCGCTTCCTGCGTGCGCCTCGCCGTGCCACAGACCCTCATGCACGACATACCCTACTCTATCATTCAGTGGGTCGTGTACGAGACCCTGCGGCCGTGGTCCCAGCAGTGGAAGgagcgcgcggtgcagcggggaCGTGGCGCGGAGCTGATGGCAacctcggcggcgccgacgagctTCTGGTCTCTCTATGGAGCGGAGCTGGCGCGTACCTTCCTTTCTGGCGGTTTCAGCGGCCTCTTGGCGTCTGTCCtgacggtgccgctggaCAATATCCGCACGCGCGTTGTGGTGGCCACGGCACGCGATTGCCATCTGACTGTTGCGGATGTGGTGCGAGACGCCTATCAGCGCGAGGGCATGCGTGGCTTcgtgcgtggcggcagcatgcgtgtgctgtgggTCACGGCAAACATGGCGTGCTACTTCCCTCTCTTCGAAGGTGTGCGCTCGCtgttgcagcggcgcggaAACGGAAGCAACGACCCCGGCACATCTTCGTGA
- a CDS encoding putative DNA polymerase theta: protein MTAPTITSPSTQSGKWFLSALEHEQRDYATAISPAPPSLQSPSLLPPYRSPCHSGASEQVLPVPPAAPSTPKAAPSTPPSLPLPLLPCDSTSPLPPVPQLRVHDLAALPLSSLSREASLLPSSSRRGLSVPLSSLRLECAESPLSPLLADSSPALAIDLMREQAGALVTAAAAGGERQTLSSLASPDRSVGELARVQQQQQQASTRPSSALTAAEEAEREECDEALEYEMAEDLRMSMDIAFTPSGTGSCAPPLFSQSSMMQEERQAEEEGGSEGATCIMRGSAVAVERAGDNSELRSSPAMSGQEGSAQPFFRFQDGAGDVLISGSTPPPSIAIPAVLNEHALISGGTATADSSAAPPTSSLAVLPSAFAGLPSAPSTWPIREATPPHLPSELVPGTELLPLGVAVAADGGGGPSVGRMGPGRHRTVFSFSSLRVGTASAAALPDPFPEPQPRLCQLSVATTTGQASAGSARNVAASVAEPATPVSSPPSEACATTHPPDLWLPSLPTEHVSPPCDPLLMRVSSQGGKAEGCAAQSVFRMGVVAPTPTSLGSDVLSSATGVSALSAANAAPPLSDLHVTALPYLATAAAGGSGAPAVPARPGRTCFTLHSAARTTGTLSSSAAATSTEEPTTAAASASTGAVPPALTEASYLSAEKCFFRGGTAELQQLPGHGAASPQGTEGLMVSLDGVASATPSDTRKMPSSMESRHTTGCAQPVIANAQPALLRPVDSTPSTVVMHRTPSTLTSEEPAWNRRSAPFPQPWPSLSDGQPPALLTVAAVTPLVGCMGAEAPTVAAPQSAQAPAAHDETTQPYLRESREMVSYVPLAPPPPSPPLLRPAGTDDTAELFYGLPREVGHFYATRRGVTSLYDWQHDVLTRPEVRQGGNFVYSLPTSGGKTLVAELSLLRCVLNRRKSCFLVLPFVSLAEEKTMALQPLTTAYDFNVDGHYGSSGRFPLSGAPAVYVCTIEKANSLLNHMLEEGRTDEIGAVVVDELHMVGESGRGATLELFLSKVLVINAARQRKRDAVVAPATQSRCSASGLRPGWPEELEDAEEDLHERAVMTDTAKAASDPGSLQIIGMSATVPNLRTLAEWLRAAYFEYDFRPVPLHAYSVVGGLVLRDGQHNERNLSSDSVTQHLVELATEVPDASVLIFCASRQQCVDTAKGIVNYLKAQAIAGQKVPSPWMSGSSDAAAEAQHVSVLGVPFPSLTRGPVTAAAMAAVPPQASAAIKGLLADLEALAHHEASQLSEVIAFGVAFHHGGLLAEERDLIETAFRRKHIRILCCTSTLAAGVNLPARRVIIKTPYVGREFLTKSRYLQMCGRAGRAGLDPYGESFLLLSSRDQARGHALMHAAVEPCSSKLLEDDQALTRSLLECVGVGLVADFQSACEWSGSLLSRWAVGPVDASWQPHIAAAAAPAVPASTGVAPPGAAANGTRESVTGLFLASGVGYDGDATAAQDSESSRSAPGPSASPPSHPASPASPPLTCVPPTAMKAMVRASLVTLARCGFIRVACTRVGSGGSNGAITVNNTDTISTFTGTGAGTGGGDCAAAGTTVGKDNGTASSASPETLPSSISDDAHADASAETQDACHAQVLVTSFGSSSVRSCFSVEEALLLRAELDELRHTGLILSDDLHLCYFLTPLREVGKCDWELLRLMMSRMSDSRQRIASLLGVDAYFVDQQAMGLGGPLQATEEGRRRLFTARRFYVALMLADVLAEVPMATVEQRYNVSRGQLQNLMRSASMFSSSITSFCHAMEWFSLEAVLSSFVKRLGFGVKPDLLPLMEIRGMQPPRARALWSAGFKKLAAIAAADADDMVSKVKSMNPKDSKAAKFFTKRSALMAIREANLALQSQIKEKKGELQELTVCCGGGGGVRGAR, encoded by the coding sequence ATGACTGCGCCGACGATAACGTCACCATCAACGCAATCGGGAAAGTGGTTTCTTTCGGCACTGGAGCACGAGCAGCGCGACTACGCCACAGCGATCTCCCCTGCTCCTCCCTCGCTACAgtcaccgtcgctgctgccgccgtacCGATCGCCGTGCCACAGCGGCGCATCGGAGCAGgtcttgccggtgccgcctgccgcgccgaGCACACCAAAGGCCGCGCCATCTACTCCTCCATCACTacccctgccgctgctgccctgcgACTCCACATCTCCATTGCCCccggtgccgcagctccgcgtGCATGACTTGGCAGCACTGCCATTATCTTCGCTCAGTCGCGAGGCCTCGCTGCTCCCAAGCAGCTCACGCCGTGGGCTCTCCGTGCCGCTCTCTTCGCTGCGCCTTGAGTGCGCCGAATCGCCACTATCGCCGCTGTTGGCGGACAGTTCTCCGGCGCTCGCCATCGACTTGATGCGAGAGCAGGCGGGGGCTCTTgtcactgctgcagctgcgggagGCGAACGCCAGACGTTGTCATCTCTGGCATCTCCGGACCGCTCGGTGGGAGAGCTGGCGCgcgttcagcagcagcagcagcaggcgtcGACGCGCCCCTCTAGCGCACTCACTGCTGCAGAGGAGGCCGAAAGAGAGGAATGTGACGAGGCACTCGAGTACGAGATGGCAGAGGATCTGCGCATGTCGATGGACATTGCTTTCACGCCGTCTggcaccggcagctgcgcgccgcccctcttctcGCAGTCATCCATGATGCAAGAGGAGAGgcaagcggaggaggaaggcggcagcgagggggCGACCTGCATCATGagaggcagcgccgtggcggtggagcgAGCTGGTGACAATAGTGAGTTGCGCTCTAGCCCAGCGATGAGCGGTCAGGAGGGCAGCGCACAACCATTCTTCCGCTTCCAAGATGGCGCAGGTGATGTGCTCATCTCTGGATCaacgccgcctccttccaTTGCGATTCCAGCTGTGCTCAACGAACACGCGTTgatcagcggcggcaccgctacAGCCGATTCGAGTGCCGCGCCTCCAACGAGCTCGTTGGCAGTGCTGCCCAGCGCCTTTGCCGGCCTGCCGTCTGCACCGTCGACGTGGCCGATCCGTGAGGCTACGCCGCCACATCTTCCATCGGAGCTCGTGCCTGGTACAGAGCTGTTGCCGCTCGGCGTTgcggtcgctgctgatggaggtggaggccCGAGTGTTGGGAGGATGGGCCCTGGACGTCATCGCACCGTGTTTTCGTTCAGCTCGCTGCGCGTTGGCACcgcaagcgccgcagcgctaCCCGATCCCTTCCCTGAGCCGCAGCCACGTCTGTGCCAACTATCAGTGGCGACGACAACAGGTCAGGCAAGTGCTGGAAGCGCTCGGAATGTGGCTGCTTCTGTGGCTGAGCCTGCTACTCCCGTCAGCTCGCCGCCCTCAGAAGCCTGTGCTACAACGCACCCACCTGATCTGTGGCTGCCGTCGTTGCCGACCGAGCACGTGAGCCCTCCGTGTGATCCTCTGCTGATGCGGGTTTCCAGTCAAGGTGGAAAGGCCGAGGGTTGCGCTGCTCAGAGTGTTTTTCGAATGGGCGTTGTGGCACCGACGCCGACGTCGCTGGGGAGCGACGTGCTTTCCTCTGCGACCGGCGTCTCCGCGCTGTCGGCTGCGaacgcagcgcctccgctcTCCGACTTGCACGTCACCGCGCTGCCGTACCTTgccacggccgctgccggtggcagcggcgcacctgcTGTTCCCGCACGCCCAGGCCGCACGTGCTTTACGCTGCACTCCGCTGCGCGAACGACAGGGACACTTTCTTCCTCTGCAGCCGCCACATCAACAGAGGAgccgacgacagcggcggcgtctgcgtcGACCGGCGCGGTGCCACCGGCATTGACAGAGGCGAGCTATCTCTCAGCCGAGAAGTGTTTCTTCAGGGGCGGCACAgccgagctgcagcagctgccgggACATGGTGCTGCGTCACCGCAGGGAACAGAGGGACTGATGGTGTCTTTGGATGGTGTCGCGTCAGCGACACCAAGCGATACAAGGAAAATGCCCAGCAGTATGGAGAGCCGCCATACGACCGGGTGTGCTCAGCCGGTCATTGCCAACGCGCAGCCGGCGTTGCTGCGGCCCGTCGACTCAACACCTTCGACGGTGGTCATGCACCGCACACCGTCGACTCTCACAAGTGAGGAGCCAGCGTGGAATCGACGAAGCGCGCCGTTCCCGCAGCCGTGGCCGTCGTTGAGCGATGGCCAACCGCCGGCCTTGCTCACAGTTGCTGCTGTAACGCCACTTGTGGGTTGCATGGGCGCTGAAGCGCCGACTGTGGCGGCCCCTCAGTCCGCGCAGGCACCGGCTGCCCATGACGAGACAACGCAGCCGTACCTGCGAGAGAGTCGGGAGATGGTCTCCTATGTACCccttgcgccgccgccgccgtcgcctcccctcctgcgACCCGCTGGCACGGACGACACTGCGGAGCTCTTCTACGGTCTGCCGCGTGAGGTTGGCCACTTCTACGCAACACGGCGCGGTGTCACGTCGCTGTACGACTGGCAGCACGACGTGCTCACTCGCCCCGAGGTTCGGCAGGGCGGCAACTTTGTCTACAGTCTCCCCACCAGCGGTGGCAAGACGCTGGTCGCTGAGCTGAGCCTCCTGCGGTGTGTGCTGAACCGCCGCAAGTCGTGCTTCCTCGTCCTGCCCTTTGTGTCGCTtgcggaggagaagacgaTGGCGCTACAGCCGCTGACGACAGCGTACGACTTCAACGTGGACGGCCACTACGGCAGCTCCGGCCGCTTCCCGCTCTCCGGGGCGCCTGCAGTCTACGTCTGCACGATCGAAAAGGCGAACTCGCTGCTGAATCACATGCTCGAGGAGGGTCGCACCGACGAGATTggggcagtggtggtggacgAGCTGCACATGGTCGGCGAGTCCGGGCGAGGGGCGACGCTGGAGTTGTTCCTTTCCAAGGTACTCGTGATCAacgccgcgcggcagcggaagcgcgACGCCGTGGTTGCACCGGCGACGCAGAGTCGCTGCAGTGCGAGCGGTTTGCGGCCAGGATGGCCGGAGGAGTTGGAGGACGCAGAGGAGGACCTCCATGAAAGGGCAGTCATGACGGACACCGCGAAGGCGGCTTCGGACCCCGGCTCTCTGCAGATAATCGGCATGAGCGCCACAGTCCCCAACCTCCGCACCCTTGCCGAGTGGCTGCGCGCTGCGTACTTTGAGTACGACTTCCGGCCTGTGCCATTGCACGCTTACAGTGTCGTTGGCGGCCTCGTGCTACGCGATGGCCAGCACAACGAGCGCAACCTCAGCAGCGACTCTGTCACGCAGCATCTTGTAGAGCTCGCGACGGAGGTGCCGGATGCGTCCGTGCTCATCTTctgcgccagccgccagcaGTGCGTCGACACAGCGAAGGGCATCGTCAACTACCTCAAGGCTCAAGCCATTGCCGGCCAAAAAGTGCCGTCCCCGTGGATGTCGGGTAGtagcgatgcagcggcggaggcacAGCATGTCTCCGTGCTTGGCGTACCGTTCCCAAGCTTAACGAGAGGGCCGGTCACAGCggctgcgatggcggcggtgccccCGCAGGCCTCGGCTGCCATCAAAGGCCTCCTTGCGGACCTCGAGGCCCTCGCGCACCACGAAGCCTCGCAGCTCAGTGAAGTAATTGCCTTTGGAGTAGCATTTCACCACGGCGGCCTCCTTGCCGAGGAGCGAGACCTCATCGAGACGGCGTTCCGCCGCAAGCACATCCGCATCTTGTGCTGTACCTCTACACTGGCCGCTGGCGTGAAcctgccggcgcggcgggtAATCATCAAAACGCCGTACGTGGGCCGCGAGTTTCTCACGAAGTCACGCTATCTGCAGATGTGCGGCCGTGCCGGGAGAGCCGGGTTGGACCCGTACGGCGAGTCGTTcctgctgctgagcagccGTGATCAGGCGCGCGGTCACGCCCTCATGCATGCCGCGGTGGAGCCGTGCAGCAGCAAACTCCTCGAGGACGATCAAGCGCTCACCCGCTCGCTGCTGGAGTGCGTTGGGGTCGGGCTCGTGGCGGACTTCCAAAGCGCCTGTGAGTGGAGCGGCTCACTGCTGAGCAGGTGGGCGGTGGGTCCTGTGGACGCGTCGTGGCAGCCGCacatcgctgcagctgccgccccgGCTGTGCCCGCGAGCACTGGAGTGGCGCCTCccggagcggcagcgaatGGCACGCGCGAAAGTGTCACCggcctcttcctcgcctccGGAGTCGGCTatgacggcgacgccactgccgcacAAGACTCTGAGAGCAGCCGGTCTGCGCCTGGCCCTTCGGCATCACCGCCCTCCCACCCcgcctcgccggcgtcgccgcctctgACGTGCGTGCCGCCGACTGCCATGAAGGCGATGGTGCGCGCCTCGCTCGTTACACTAGCGCGCTGCGGCTTCATCCGCGTTGCCTGTACACGCGtaggcagcggcggcagcaacggcgccaTCACCGTGAACAACACAGATACTATCAGCACGTtcaccggcaccggcgccggtactggcggcggtgactgtgctgctgctgggacTACAGTCGGTAAGGACAATGGTACCGCATCGAGCGCGTCTCCGGAGACGTTGCCGAGCAGCATATCGGACGACGCCCACGCAGACGCTTCAGCAGAGACGCAAGACGCCTGTCATGCGCAGGTGCTTGTGACATCGTTTGGCAGTTCGTCCGTCCGCTCGTGCTTTagtgtggaggaggcgctgctgctgcgcgccgagctggacgaGTTGCGCCACACCGGTCTCATCTTGTCCGACGACCTGCACCTATGCTACTTCCTCACGCCGCTGCGGGAGGTGGGAAAGTGCGActgggagctgctgcggctcatGATGTCGCGCATGAGCGACAGTCGCCAGCGCATTGCGAGCCTGCTTGGTGTCGATGCCTACTTTGTCGATCAGCAGGCGATGGGGCTCGGCGGTCCGCTGCAGGCCACAGAGGAGGGCCGACGGCGCCTCTTCACGGCAAGGCGGTTCTACGTGGCACTTATGCTGGCGGATGTGCTGGCTGAGGTGCCGATGGCgacggtggagcagcggtATAACGTGAGCCGCGGGCAGCTGCAGAATCTGATGCGCTCCGCCTCGATgttcagcagctccatcaCGAGCTTCTGCCACGCGATGGAGTGGTTCTCGCTAGAAGCGGTACTCTCGTCCTTCGTCAAGCGACTCGGCTTCGGCGTGAAGCCGGACTTACTGCCGCTGATGGAGATACGTGGcatgcagccgccgcgggcgAGGGCGCTGTGGAGCGCCGGCTTCAAGAAGCTCGCAGCGATCGCGGCGGCCGACGCGGATGACATGGTATCGAAGGTGAAGTCGATGAACCCGAAGGACAGCAAGGCAGCGAAGTTTTTTACGAAGCGCTCGGCGTTGATGGCGATCCGGGAGGCAAACCTCGCCCTACAGTCGCAGATCaaggagaagaagggcgagCTGCAGGAACTGACGGTTTgttgcggcggtggtggcggcgttCGCGGTGCGCGCTGA
- a CDS encoding putative Ran-binding protein, which translates to MAATRTVDLYGGAMRISLPQTMIDVSDFRQVPDNQEVYTDADTGASVIVELLRRQTHVCNSEAGAFFYHDLAKDNGCAPGSISQEATCTLPPSAYPLLATSAAPAAPAECGLVAPQSCDFACLTTGLQRISKYTNEKGKDNEVFVGLAVLRFTPPVSTEILVSVSCPAWLHPESSEARVVKRLLTEQERLLLLHTAVASLEVVEWGLFVPEEE; encoded by the coding sequence atggcggcgacgcgcacggTGGACTTGTACGGCGGTGCTATGCGCATCAGCCTCCCTCAGACGATGATCGACGTCTCCGACTTCCGCCAAGTGCCAGATAACCAGGAGGTGTACACGGACGCGGACACTGGTGCATCCGTCATCGTGGAACTGCTCAGAAGGCAGACACACGTCTGCAACTCCGAGGCTGGCGCCTTCTTTTATCACGACCTCGCGAAGGACAACGGATGCGCGCCGGGGAGCATCTCTCAGGAGGCAACCTGCACGCTCCCACCGTCGGCGTACCCGCTCCTGGCCACATCGGCTGCACCAGCCGCGCCCGCCGAGTGTGGGTTGGTGGCACCGCAGTCGTGCGATTTCGCGTGCCTCACGACagggctgcagcgcatctcCAAGTACACAAATGAGAAGGGGAAGGACAATGAGGTCTTCGTTgggctggcggtgctgcgatTCACGCCGCCTGTATCAACAGAAATACTGGTTTCGGTGTCTTGCCCGGCTTGGCTACACCCCGAGAGCTCTGAGGCAAGGGTGGTGAAGCGACTACTCACCGAGCAGGagcgcttgctgctgctgcacacggcGGTCGCCTCGCTGGAGGTTGTCGAGTGGGGCCTCTTCGTGCCTGAGGAGGAGTAG